One Notolabrus celidotus isolate fNotCel1 chromosome 18, fNotCel1.pri, whole genome shotgun sequence DNA window includes the following coding sequences:
- the LOC117830155 gene encoding breast cancer type 1 susceptibility protein homolog isoform X1 — translation MNTPTVTDVKKGISVLWETLQCPICLDLMTTPVSTKCDHQFCKFCMMKLLDNTKRNTTNCPVCKAKITKRSLQENPGFQKLVGGLQDMIQAYEHDTGTNYFSGMSKEKEQGRVKDAEVTEHSHDMSSGKTAGTDNDHVENSDDLPKTLSSTIAAQNDFARLMDLEDQSPLTTENEGLDSGLGEALLVTDNLEPAEREMSEVVENTKSTNQTRGKTGPPDLEKDSVCSPIITDETEQQPSRKKNKKKDSPDKILEAKQKKSLEKVAEWLMKVPTEGSLEFEKPDEEEEDSASCSSTSTIDVRQHNIDVCARREDRAKALEEQVFGAVYKRERKGNRASSPRNLFAEPTKDTESTETVPKRGQKRTQVPPDSGSEELIESNTGKEHQMTEEFNDTSSDFFKETELTEVVNKKRDSNKLGEKLPEGNQNDSKDEVPCLVAETGQQESEIESKKITRNTVQQVDSDLQEQDKLEIAEQKKTSKRKKHGKPARGPKPLDLVEVQNGDTSPITRPRPQEVQVYIENYPSSEDQEVPFRRSTRKSRRLQVFTEEVQERNKRANLKSNVPEKQSNDAKGLALDNTELPNNPNITEGAGKNGCIYDEDTDGIENMELSERISDLGPAEEVPNAETVLESSAACYVHVVPSSTSPNEASVVYPTPDMGNKTSHFPNNVPLESSAFVAKCTGAEFEDDKNDSEVDTEQLLRSFKATKRKSFHLGGPEVKRSRSLEQETAFGRKSEEKKSVCSGVESAENLNAAKTTELAKQEASRDNENLCYSDMIPPSNSPGVTRRRDQVMVKASVPESACSGQDNEGGSFASMNSISSALSPNKVSKHETETQSLSVEPQVVGSGLCYMTVEHEINEASSNSQVTENRHNYTTRNDRKARDCILRSSLTTRNRKTVNTVEHFLNTESSLTPDGLIPPVAQTGHEAKTTNDGSGELSLHSSIKSGKRKRTHKLESSSESDCSEEELPTLKDILGTSAPPCAGTKDTNEAYRSEEVAADGANLVINPPESPRCDFVNSSQGSEDLFGTPEECDVPVNDLNVSVESSQFSSEVLVTQQKLEMQKELVRLEKLMALVSEVLQEKEGSPAREGHQSSKTQNPDAQRLLVCEQHTDQGLDQRANPEHSTQPCNGQGGNLQDGSTAEITAQRSSHTLPTTKGAGASKTLVTSSTTKTLKNKAPPSEDKENSTPPKESSKATMVLVSSGLGPNEQIMVKKFAKRVSARVVSQVTPEVTHIIMHTDEHLVCERTLKYFLGIAGRKWVVSSQWISECFKQKKLLDESLFEVRGDVVNGPNHQGPLRARTTEDSNLLMKGYKICFQGTFTDMTADEMKWMVELCGAAVVKDPLHLDCQQKSHQLIIVQPGSESSSSSTYSTGLSRRATVVTRGWLLDTVATYTLQNFNKYTT, via the exons ATGAACACTCCAACTGTCACAGATGTCAAAAAAGGTATTTCAGTCCTTTGGGAGACTCTTCAGTGTCCCATTTG CCTGGATTTGATGACTACCCCTGTATCTACAAAGTGTGACCATCAGTTTTGCAA ATTCTGTATGATGAAACTTTTGGACAACACCAAACGGAACACCACAAACTGTCCTGTATGTAAAGCCAAGATCACTAAAAG GAGCTTGCAGGAGAATCCAGGGTTTCAGAAGCTTGTAGGAGGATTACAGGATATGATACAGGCGTACGAACACGACACAGGCACAAACT aCTTTTCCGGAATGTCCAAGGAAAAGGAACAAGGCAG AGTCAAAGATGCTGAAGTGACTGAGCATAGTCATGATATGTCATCTGGAAAAACAGCTGGAACTGACAATGATCATGTGGAAAATAGTGATGATCTTCCAAAGACTCTTTCCTCAACTATAGCAG CTCAAAATGATTTTGCAAGACTAATGGATCTTGAAGACCAGAGTCCTTTGACGACAGAAAACGAAGGCTTGGACAGTGGCCTTGGAGAGGCTCTACTAGTTACAGATAATTTGGAACCAGCTGAAAGAGAAATGTCAGAAGTTGTAGAAAATACAAAATCAACAAACCAAACTAGAGGCAAAACTGGGCCCCCTGATTTAGAAAAGGACTCTGTGTGTAGTCCAATAATCACAGATGAGACTGAACAACAACCTTCaagaaagaagaataagaaaaagGATTCGCCTGATAAGATTCTTGAagcaaaacagaagaaaagtctAGAAAAGGTTGCTGAATGGCTCATGAAAGTTCCAACTGAAGGGAGTCTTGAGTTTGAGAAGccagatgaggaagaggaagactcGGCCAGCTGTTCTTCCACATCAACGATAGATGTCAGGCAACATAATATTGATGTGTGCGCCCGAAGAGAGGATCGTGCTAAAGCACTTGAAGAGCAGGTGTTTGGGGCCGTGTACAAACGAGAGCGCAAAGGGAACAGGGCCAGTTCTCCACGAAATCTTTTTGCAGAACCAACTAAAGACACAGAGTCAACTGAAACTGTTCCCAAAAGAGGGCAAAAAAGAACTCAAGTCCCTCCTGATTCTGGCTCAGAAGAACTGATAGAAAGTAATACTGGGAAAGAGCATCAAATGACAGAAGAATTTAATGACACCAGCAGTGACTTTTTCAAGGAAACAGAACTTACAGAGGTTGTAAATAAAAAACGTGATTCAAACAAACTCGGGGAAAAATTGCCAGAGGGTAACCAAAATGACAGCAAAGACGAGGTTCCCTGTCTTGTGGCTGAAACGGGACAACAGGAATCAGAAATAGAGTCAAAGAAAATAACTCGTAACACTGTGCAGCAGGTTGACAGTGATTTACAAGAGCAAGACAAGCTAGAAATCGCAGAGCAAAAGAAAACCAGCAAGAGGAAAAAACATGGCAAGCCCGCTAGGGGGCCAAAACCTCTTGATCTGGTTGAAGTTCAGAATGGAGACACCAGTCCAATAACAAGACCAAGACCACAGGAAGTTCAAGTTTATATTGAGAATTACCCAAGCAGCGAGGACCAAGAAGTACCTTTCAGAAGGAGCACCAGGAAAAGTAGAAGACTTCAAGTTTTCACTGAGGAAGTCCAAGAAAGGAACAAGAGAGCAAACTTGAAATCTAATGTTCCTGAAAAACAGAGCAATGATGCAAAAGGCCTAGCATTGGATAACACTGAATTGCCTAACAATCCAAACATCACAGAGGGGGCTGGAAAAAATGGATGTATCTACGATGAAGATACAGATGGGATAGAAAACATGGAGTTGAGCGAGAGGATTTCTGATTTGGGACCAGCAGAAGAAGTGCCAAATGCCGAAACTGTGTTGGAAAGTAGCGCTGCTTGTTACGTCCATGTGGTTCCAAGTTCTACAAGTCCAAATGAAGCATCTGTGGTTTATCCAACTCCGGACATGGGCAACAAAACAAGTCATTTTCCAAACAATGTCCCGTTGGAGTCCTCAGCTTTTGTGGCTAAATGTACTGGAGCTGAATTTGAGGATGATAAGAATGATAGTGAAGTGGACACCGAGCAACTTCTCAGGAGTTTCAAAGCCACAAAAAGGAAGTCGTTTCATCTTGGTGGTCCGGAGGTGAAAAGAAGCCGCAGTTTGGAGCAAGAAACTGCTTTTGGTCGGAAATCcgaggagaagaagagtgttTGTTCAGGTGTTGAATCAGCAGAaaatctaaatgctgcaaagacaaCTGAACTCGCCAAACAAGAAGCATCAAGAGACAATGAAAACCTGTGTTATAGTGATATGATCCCACCATCTAACTCACCCGGTGTGACAAGAAGGAGAGATCAGGTGATGGTAAAGGCATCAGTCCCTGAAAGTGCTTGCTCAGGACAGGACAATGAGGGGGGCAGCTTTGCCTCCATGAATAGTATCAGTAGTGCACTTTCTCCCAATAAAGTGTCAAAGCATGAAACAGAAACTCAGAGTCTCTCTGTTGAACCACAAGTGGTGGGTTCAGGGCTCTGCTACATGACAGTCGAACATGAGATAAATGAAGCCTCAAGTAATTCTCAAGTCACGGAGAACCGGCATAATTATACCAcaagaaatgacagaaaagcAAGAGATTGCATTTTGAGAAGCAGTTTAACtacaagaaacagaaaaacagtcaaTACTGTAGAACATTTCTTGAACACAGAGTCCTCTTTGACTCCTGATGGCCTCATACCACCAGTGGCTCAAACTGGCCATGAGGCAAAGACAACAAACGATGGTAGTGGCGAACTTAGCCTCCATTCCTCCATCAAGAGCGGGAAGAGGAAAAGGACCCATAAGCTGGAGTCTTCATCCGAGTCAGATTGCAGTGAAGAGGAATTGCCAACTCTAAAGGATATTTTAGGAACATCAGCTCCGCCCTGTGCTGGGACCAAGGACACAAATGAAGCTTACAGAAGCGAGGAAGTTGCAGCTGATGGAGCAAATCTGGTGATTAATCCACCAGAAAGCCCCAGATGTGATTTTGTTAACTCCAGCCAAGGATCGGAGGATTTGTTCGGCACGCCAGAGGAAT gtGATGTCCCAGTAAATGATCTCAATGTTTCTGTGGAATCATCACAGTTTTCGAGTGAAGTCCTTGTAACACAG CAAAAGCTAGAAATGCAGAAGGAGCTGGTGCGGCTGGAGAAGTTGATGGCTCTGGTGTCGGAGGTCCTGCAGGAGAAAGAAGGCAGTCCTGCTCGGGAAGGCCATCAGAGCAGCAAAACCCAAA ACCCAGATGCGCAAAGACTCCTCGTATGTGAGCAGCACACAGACCAAGGTTTAGACCA GAGAGCTAATCCAGAGCACAGCACACAACCATGCAATGGCCAAGGGGGCAACCTACAGGATGGAAGCACTGCAGAGATAA CAGCACAGCGCTCCTCGCACACATTGCCGACTACAAAAGGCGCTGGAGCCTCCAAGACACTTGTTACAAGTTCAACAACCAAAACATTAAAGAACAAGGCCCCGCCGTCAGAAGACAAGGAAAACAGCACTCCTCCAAAAGAAAGCAGTAAAGCTACAATGGTGCTAGTGTCGTCTGGATTAGGCCCCAATGAACAG ATAATGGTGAAAAAGTTTGCCAAGAGAGTCAGTGCACGTGTGGTTTCCCAGGTAACACCAGAGGTGACCCACATCATCATGCACACAG ATGAACATCTGGTTTGCGAGCGCACACTGAAGTACTTCCTCGGCATTGCAGGGAGGAAGTGGGTGGTGAGCTCCCAAT GGATTTCAGAGTGCTTCAAGCAAAAGAAACTCTTAGATGAG AGCCTGTTTGAAGTGAGAGGGGATGTCGTGAATGGACCAAACCACCAGGGACCCCTGAGAGCTCGAACCACTGAAGACAGTAAT ctGCTCATGAAGGGCTACAAGATCTGCTTCCAAGGGACGTTTACAGACATGACTGCAG ATGAAATGAAGTGGATGGTGGAGCTctgtggagcagctgtagtCAAAGATCCACTTCACCTAGACTGTCAACAG AAGTCTCATCAGCTGATCATTGTACAGCCAGGATCAGAGTCGTCATCATCATCCACATACAGCA
- the LOC117830155 gene encoding breast cancer type 1 susceptibility protein homolog isoform X2, with translation MNTPTVTDVKKGISVLWETLQCPICLDLMTTPVSTKCDHQFCKFCMMKLLDNTKRNTTNCPVCKAKITKRSLQENPGFQKLVGGLQDMIQAYEHDTGTNYFSGMSKEKEQGRVKDAEVTEHSHDMSSGKTAGTDNDHVENSDDLPKTLSSTIAAQNDFARLMDLEDQSPLTTENEGLDSGLGEALLVTDNLEPAEREMSEVVENTKSTNQTRGKTGPPDLEKDSVCSPIITDETEQQPSRKKNKKKDSPDKILEAKQKKSLEKVAEWLMKVPTEGSLEFEKPDEEEEDSASCSSTSTIDVRQHNIDVCARREDRAKALEEQVFGAVYKRERKGNRASSPRNLFAEPTKDTESTETVPKRGQKRTQVPPDSGSEELIESNTGKEHQMTEEFNDTSSDFFKETELTEVVNKKRDSNKLGEKLPEGNQNDSKDEVPCLVAETGQQESEIESKKITRNTVQQVDSDLQEQDKLEIAEQKKTSKRKKHGKPARGPKPLDLVEVQNGDTSPITRPRPQEVQVYIENYPSSEDQEVPFRRSTRKSRRLQVFTEEVQERNKRANLKSNVPEKQSNDAKGLALDNTELPNNPNITEGAGKNGCIYDEDTDGIENMELSERISDLGPAEEVPNAETVLESSAACYVHVVPSSTSPNEASVVYPTPDMGNKTSHFPNNVPLESSAFVAKCTGAEFEDDKNDSEVDTEQLLRSFKATKRKSFHLGGPEVKRSRSLEQETAFGRKSEEKKSVCSGVESAENLNAAKTTELAKQEASRDNENLCYSDMIPPSNSPGVTRRRDQVMVKASVPESACSGQDNEGGSFASMNSISSALSPNKVSKHETETQSLSVEPQVVGSGLCYMTVEHEINEASSNSQVTENRHNYTTRNDRKARDCILRSSLTTRNRKTVNTVEHFLNTESSLTPDGLIPPVAQTGHEAKTTNDGSGELSLHSSIKSGKRKRTHKLESSSESDCSEEELPTLKDILGTSAPPCAGTKDTNEAYRSEEVAADGANLVINPPESPRCDFVNSSQGSEDLFGTPEECDVPVNDLNVSVESSQFSSEVLVTQQKLEMQKELVRLEKLMALVSEVLQEKEGSPAREGHQSSKTQNPDAQRLLVCEQHTDQGLDQRANPEHSTQPCNGQGGNLQDGSTAEITAQRSSHTLPTTKGAGASKTLVTSSTTKTLKNKAPPSEDKENSTPPKESSKATMVLVSSGLGPNEQIMVKKFAKRVSARVVSQVTPEVTHIIMHTDEHLVCERTLKYFLGIAGRKWVVSSQWISECFKQKKLLDESLFEVRGDVVNGPNHQGPLRARTTEDSNLLMKGYKICFQGTFTDMTADEMKWMVELCGAAVVKDPLHLDCQQKSHQLIIVQPGSESSSSSTYSSLSRRATVVTRGWLLDTVATYTLQNFNKYTT, from the exons ATGAACACTCCAACTGTCACAGATGTCAAAAAAGGTATTTCAGTCCTTTGGGAGACTCTTCAGTGTCCCATTTG CCTGGATTTGATGACTACCCCTGTATCTACAAAGTGTGACCATCAGTTTTGCAA ATTCTGTATGATGAAACTTTTGGACAACACCAAACGGAACACCACAAACTGTCCTGTATGTAAAGCCAAGATCACTAAAAG GAGCTTGCAGGAGAATCCAGGGTTTCAGAAGCTTGTAGGAGGATTACAGGATATGATACAGGCGTACGAACACGACACAGGCACAAACT aCTTTTCCGGAATGTCCAAGGAAAAGGAACAAGGCAG AGTCAAAGATGCTGAAGTGACTGAGCATAGTCATGATATGTCATCTGGAAAAACAGCTGGAACTGACAATGATCATGTGGAAAATAGTGATGATCTTCCAAAGACTCTTTCCTCAACTATAGCAG CTCAAAATGATTTTGCAAGACTAATGGATCTTGAAGACCAGAGTCCTTTGACGACAGAAAACGAAGGCTTGGACAGTGGCCTTGGAGAGGCTCTACTAGTTACAGATAATTTGGAACCAGCTGAAAGAGAAATGTCAGAAGTTGTAGAAAATACAAAATCAACAAACCAAACTAGAGGCAAAACTGGGCCCCCTGATTTAGAAAAGGACTCTGTGTGTAGTCCAATAATCACAGATGAGACTGAACAACAACCTTCaagaaagaagaataagaaaaagGATTCGCCTGATAAGATTCTTGAagcaaaacagaagaaaagtctAGAAAAGGTTGCTGAATGGCTCATGAAAGTTCCAACTGAAGGGAGTCTTGAGTTTGAGAAGccagatgaggaagaggaagactcGGCCAGCTGTTCTTCCACATCAACGATAGATGTCAGGCAACATAATATTGATGTGTGCGCCCGAAGAGAGGATCGTGCTAAAGCACTTGAAGAGCAGGTGTTTGGGGCCGTGTACAAACGAGAGCGCAAAGGGAACAGGGCCAGTTCTCCACGAAATCTTTTTGCAGAACCAACTAAAGACACAGAGTCAACTGAAACTGTTCCCAAAAGAGGGCAAAAAAGAACTCAAGTCCCTCCTGATTCTGGCTCAGAAGAACTGATAGAAAGTAATACTGGGAAAGAGCATCAAATGACAGAAGAATTTAATGACACCAGCAGTGACTTTTTCAAGGAAACAGAACTTACAGAGGTTGTAAATAAAAAACGTGATTCAAACAAACTCGGGGAAAAATTGCCAGAGGGTAACCAAAATGACAGCAAAGACGAGGTTCCCTGTCTTGTGGCTGAAACGGGACAACAGGAATCAGAAATAGAGTCAAAGAAAATAACTCGTAACACTGTGCAGCAGGTTGACAGTGATTTACAAGAGCAAGACAAGCTAGAAATCGCAGAGCAAAAGAAAACCAGCAAGAGGAAAAAACATGGCAAGCCCGCTAGGGGGCCAAAACCTCTTGATCTGGTTGAAGTTCAGAATGGAGACACCAGTCCAATAACAAGACCAAGACCACAGGAAGTTCAAGTTTATATTGAGAATTACCCAAGCAGCGAGGACCAAGAAGTACCTTTCAGAAGGAGCACCAGGAAAAGTAGAAGACTTCAAGTTTTCACTGAGGAAGTCCAAGAAAGGAACAAGAGAGCAAACTTGAAATCTAATGTTCCTGAAAAACAGAGCAATGATGCAAAAGGCCTAGCATTGGATAACACTGAATTGCCTAACAATCCAAACATCACAGAGGGGGCTGGAAAAAATGGATGTATCTACGATGAAGATACAGATGGGATAGAAAACATGGAGTTGAGCGAGAGGATTTCTGATTTGGGACCAGCAGAAGAAGTGCCAAATGCCGAAACTGTGTTGGAAAGTAGCGCTGCTTGTTACGTCCATGTGGTTCCAAGTTCTACAAGTCCAAATGAAGCATCTGTGGTTTATCCAACTCCGGACATGGGCAACAAAACAAGTCATTTTCCAAACAATGTCCCGTTGGAGTCCTCAGCTTTTGTGGCTAAATGTACTGGAGCTGAATTTGAGGATGATAAGAATGATAGTGAAGTGGACACCGAGCAACTTCTCAGGAGTTTCAAAGCCACAAAAAGGAAGTCGTTTCATCTTGGTGGTCCGGAGGTGAAAAGAAGCCGCAGTTTGGAGCAAGAAACTGCTTTTGGTCGGAAATCcgaggagaagaagagtgttTGTTCAGGTGTTGAATCAGCAGAaaatctaaatgctgcaaagacaaCTGAACTCGCCAAACAAGAAGCATCAAGAGACAATGAAAACCTGTGTTATAGTGATATGATCCCACCATCTAACTCACCCGGTGTGACAAGAAGGAGAGATCAGGTGATGGTAAAGGCATCAGTCCCTGAAAGTGCTTGCTCAGGACAGGACAATGAGGGGGGCAGCTTTGCCTCCATGAATAGTATCAGTAGTGCACTTTCTCCCAATAAAGTGTCAAAGCATGAAACAGAAACTCAGAGTCTCTCTGTTGAACCACAAGTGGTGGGTTCAGGGCTCTGCTACATGACAGTCGAACATGAGATAAATGAAGCCTCAAGTAATTCTCAAGTCACGGAGAACCGGCATAATTATACCAcaagaaatgacagaaaagcAAGAGATTGCATTTTGAGAAGCAGTTTAACtacaagaaacagaaaaacagtcaaTACTGTAGAACATTTCTTGAACACAGAGTCCTCTTTGACTCCTGATGGCCTCATACCACCAGTGGCTCAAACTGGCCATGAGGCAAAGACAACAAACGATGGTAGTGGCGAACTTAGCCTCCATTCCTCCATCAAGAGCGGGAAGAGGAAAAGGACCCATAAGCTGGAGTCTTCATCCGAGTCAGATTGCAGTGAAGAGGAATTGCCAACTCTAAAGGATATTTTAGGAACATCAGCTCCGCCCTGTGCTGGGACCAAGGACACAAATGAAGCTTACAGAAGCGAGGAAGTTGCAGCTGATGGAGCAAATCTGGTGATTAATCCACCAGAAAGCCCCAGATGTGATTTTGTTAACTCCAGCCAAGGATCGGAGGATTTGTTCGGCACGCCAGAGGAAT gtGATGTCCCAGTAAATGATCTCAATGTTTCTGTGGAATCATCACAGTTTTCGAGTGAAGTCCTTGTAACACAG CAAAAGCTAGAAATGCAGAAGGAGCTGGTGCGGCTGGAGAAGTTGATGGCTCTGGTGTCGGAGGTCCTGCAGGAGAAAGAAGGCAGTCCTGCTCGGGAAGGCCATCAGAGCAGCAAAACCCAAA ACCCAGATGCGCAAAGACTCCTCGTATGTGAGCAGCACACAGACCAAGGTTTAGACCA GAGAGCTAATCCAGAGCACAGCACACAACCATGCAATGGCCAAGGGGGCAACCTACAGGATGGAAGCACTGCAGAGATAA CAGCACAGCGCTCCTCGCACACATTGCCGACTACAAAAGGCGCTGGAGCCTCCAAGACACTTGTTACAAGTTCAACAACCAAAACATTAAAGAACAAGGCCCCGCCGTCAGAAGACAAGGAAAACAGCACTCCTCCAAAAGAAAGCAGTAAAGCTACAATGGTGCTAGTGTCGTCTGGATTAGGCCCCAATGAACAG ATAATGGTGAAAAAGTTTGCCAAGAGAGTCAGTGCACGTGTGGTTTCCCAGGTAACACCAGAGGTGACCCACATCATCATGCACACAG ATGAACATCTGGTTTGCGAGCGCACACTGAAGTACTTCCTCGGCATTGCAGGGAGGAAGTGGGTGGTGAGCTCCCAAT GGATTTCAGAGTGCTTCAAGCAAAAGAAACTCTTAGATGAG AGCCTGTTTGAAGTGAGAGGGGATGTCGTGAATGGACCAAACCACCAGGGACCCCTGAGAGCTCGAACCACTGAAGACAGTAAT ctGCTCATGAAGGGCTACAAGATCTGCTTCCAAGGGACGTTTACAGACATGACTGCAG ATGAAATGAAGTGGATGGTGGAGCTctgtggagcagctgtagtCAAAGATCCACTTCACCTAGACTGTCAACAG AAGTCTCATCAGCTGATCATTGTACAGCCAGGATCAGAGTCGTCATCATCATCCACATACAGCA